One genomic region from Aerosakkonema funiforme FACHB-1375 encodes:
- the bchI gene encoding magnesium chelatase ATPase subunit I — translation MSPTALEPTVVKSAARRVVFPFTAIVGQEEMKLALLLNVIDPKIGGVMIMGDRGTGKSTTIRALADLLPEIDVVADDPFNSDPSDPDLMSDVVRDRLTRGEEIPTVKKKVSMVDLPLGATEDRVCGTIDIEKALSLGVKAFEPGLLAKANRGILYVDEVNLLDDHLVDVLLDSAASGWNTVEREGISIRHPARFVLVGSGNPEEGELRPQLLDRFGMHAEIRTVKEPALRVRIVEQRAEFDQNPPEFIEKYKEPQEAIQKQLEVAQEILPSVVIDYDLRVKISEVCAELDVDGLRGDIVTNRAAKAITAFEGRTQVQVDDIRRVITLCLRHRLRKDPLESIDSGYKVEKAFNRVFGIEVKEG, via the coding sequence ATGAGTCCGACTGCTCTTGAGCCAACTGTTGTCAAATCGGCGGCCCGCCGTGTTGTTTTTCCCTTTACGGCTATTGTTGGCCAGGAGGAAATGAAACTGGCGCTGCTGTTGAATGTCATCGATCCGAAGATTGGCGGTGTGATGATTATGGGCGATCGCGGTACGGGTAAATCTACCACGATCCGCGCTTTGGCTGACCTTCTGCCCGAAATCGATGTAGTTGCCGATGACCCATTCAACAGCGATCCCAGCGATCCTGACCTGATGAGCGATGTGGTGCGCGATCGGCTGACTCGCGGAGAGGAAATTCCTACAGTAAAGAAAAAAGTATCGATGGTTGACTTACCCTTGGGTGCGACAGAAGACCGGGTTTGCGGCACGATCGATATTGAAAAAGCACTTTCTCTTGGCGTGAAAGCATTTGAACCGGGACTGCTGGCAAAAGCAAATCGCGGTATCCTCTACGTTGATGAAGTCAACTTGCTCGACGACCACTTGGTAGATGTGTTACTGGACTCCGCTGCTTCCGGTTGGAATACGGTAGAACGCGAGGGTATTTCCATTCGTCACCCCGCTCGTTTTGTTCTGGTTGGTTCTGGAAACCCCGAAGAAGGAGAATTGCGTCCCCAGCTGCTCGATCGCTTCGGGATGCACGCGGAAATCCGTACAGTCAAAGAACCGGCTCTGCGCGTGCGAATCGTGGAACAAAGAGCCGAATTCGATCAAAACCCGCCAGAATTCATCGAAAAATACAAAGAACCGCAAGAAGCTATCCAAAAACAGTTGGAAGTAGCGCAAGAAATACTGCCTTCGGTGGTAATCGATTACGATCTGCGGGTGAAAATTTCCGAAGTTTGTGCTGAACTTGATGTAGATGGCTTGCGCGGCGATATCGTAACCAATCGAGCCGCTAAAGCCATAACTGCTTTTGAAGGTCGAACCCAAGTGCAAGTAGACGATATCCGTCGGGTGATTACTTTGTGTTTGCGTCACCGACTTCGTAAAGACCCGCTAGAGTCGATCGATTCTGGCTACAAGGTGGAAAAAGCCTTTAACCGCGTATTTGGGATCGAAGTAAAAGAAGGTTAG
- a CDS encoding VOC family protein, whose protein sequence is MIFEYTDAFVTLAAVDIETLINFYTQMLGQQPKPHIPNVYAEFHLPGLRLGIFKPRNSEREEFNNSSQSGMSLCLEVSSLEDAIAHFTALGYPPPGQIISASHGREIYAYDPAGNRLILHESKNGG, encoded by the coding sequence ATGATTTTTGAATATACCGACGCTTTCGTTACCTTGGCTGCTGTTGATATCGAAACACTGATAAATTTTTATACTCAAATGCTCGGTCAGCAACCCAAACCCCACATACCTAATGTTTATGCTGAATTTCATCTGCCGGGGTTGCGTTTGGGAATATTTAAACCTAGAAATAGCGAGCGGGAAGAATTTAACAATTCATCGCAAAGTGGGATGAGTTTGTGTTTGGAAGTAAGCAGCTTAGAGGATGCGATCGCGCATTTTACAGCTTTGGGTTACCCGCCTCCGGGACAAATTATTTCCGCCTCTCACGGCAGAGAAATTTATGCTTACGATCCGGCTGGCAATCGCCTGATTCTGCACGAATCTAAAAATGGGGGATGA
- a CDS encoding class I fructose-bisphosphate aldolase, with amino-acid sequence MTATLSIPRSLESLLGQEAEDLLSYQAKVSKDLLHLPGPDWIERIFAQSDRNPQVLRSLQQLYSTGRLANTGYLSILPVDQGIEHSAGASFAPNPIYFDPENIVKLAIAAGCNAVATTLGVLGMVSRKYAHKIPFIVKLNHNELLTAPNKYDQIMFASIEQAWNLGAVAVGATIYFGSEESTRQIQEVSQAFAFAHEYGLATILWCYLRNPAFKQDKDYHLAADLTGQANHLGVTIEADIIKQKLPENNNGYGAVSKAIGKKYGMTHDLVYRDLTTDHPIDLTRYQVLNCYCGRAGLINSGGAAGKNDFAEAVRTAVINKRAGGSGLISGRKTFQRPFEEGVKLFNAIQDVYLSPEVTIA; translated from the coding sequence ATGACTGCAACGCTATCTATACCCAGATCTCTGGAATCATTACTGGGTCAAGAAGCAGAAGACCTCCTCAGTTATCAAGCAAAAGTTTCTAAAGATTTATTACATCTACCGGGGCCAGACTGGATAGAACGAATTTTTGCACAGAGCGATCGCAATCCGCAAGTCTTGCGTAGCTTGCAACAGCTTTATTCTACCGGACGCCTCGCCAACACGGGTTATCTCTCCATCCTGCCAGTAGACCAAGGTATCGAACACTCTGCCGGCGCTTCCTTTGCACCCAACCCAATTTATTTTGACCCGGAAAACATTGTCAAATTGGCAATTGCGGCAGGTTGCAATGCCGTTGCTACCACACTGGGCGTTTTGGGCATGGTTTCGCGCAAATATGCCCACAAAATACCCTTTATTGTCAAGCTGAATCACAACGAACTGCTCACCGCTCCCAATAAATATGACCAAATCATGTTCGCTTCGATCGAACAAGCTTGGAATTTGGGAGCAGTAGCCGTCGGTGCTACAATTTACTTCGGTTCGGAGGAATCGACTCGCCAAATCCAAGAAGTCAGTCAAGCTTTTGCCTTCGCCCACGAATACGGTTTGGCAACTATTCTCTGGTGCTATTTGCGAAACCCTGCATTTAAGCAAGATAAAGATTACCATCTCGCGGCAGATCTGACCGGTCAAGCAAATCACTTGGGTGTGACGATCGAAGCTGATATCATCAAACAAAAGCTGCCCGAAAATAATAACGGTTACGGCGCTGTCTCCAAAGCTATCGGCAAGAAATATGGCATGACGCACGATCTTGTTTATCGCGATTTAACGACAGACCACCCGATCGATCTCACCCGCTATCAAGTTTTGAATTGTTATTGCGGTCGTGCTGGATTGATTAATTCTGGCGGTGCAGCCGGTAAAAACGATTTTGCCGAAGCAGTTCGCACGGCGGTGATTAACAAACGCGCTGGCGGTTCGGGATTAATTTCGGGTCGCAAAACTTTCCAACGTCCGTTTGAGGAAGGCGTGAAGTTGTTTAACGCAATTCAGGATGTTTATTTGTCGCCGGAAGTGACGATCGCATAA
- a CDS encoding pyridoxal phosphate-dependent aminotransferase codes for MKNETLRMQAVQTPIIPVVGELIRNCPGTISLGQGVVYYGPPPSATERITEFFANPQNHKYQAVEGIPALQEAIKNKLLTENRIEIDDNRCIVVTAGGNMAFTNALLAITSPGDEIILISPYYFNHEMAIAMASCRAVLVPTDENYQLIPDAIEKAITEKTRAVVTISPNNPTGAVYPQEALQKVNEICRQHKIYHISDEAYEYFTYNGVQHYSPGANKESSEYTICLYSLSKAYGFASWRIGYMVIPEHLLMSVKKIQDTILICPPVISQYAALGALQAGVGYCKEKLSAIATVREKCLSELNLIQDLCTVPKADGAFYFLLKVRTQLDAMELVERLIREHKVAVIPGTTFGMEQGCYLRVAYGALKEETAIEGIGRLVRGLEKLGRRG; via the coding sequence ATGAAAAACGAAACTCTGAGAATGCAGGCGGTACAAACGCCTATTATCCCGGTGGTGGGGGAACTAATTCGCAATTGTCCGGGGACGATTTCTTTGGGACAAGGAGTAGTTTATTATGGCCCACCGCCGTCAGCGACGGAAAGAATTACCGAATTTTTTGCTAATCCCCAAAATCACAAGTACCAAGCGGTAGAGGGAATTCCCGCATTACAGGAAGCGATAAAAAATAAGCTTTTAACTGAAAATCGAATCGAAATCGACGATAATCGCTGCATTGTCGTCACAGCTGGCGGCAATATGGCGTTTACGAACGCGCTGCTGGCAATTACTTCGCCTGGGGATGAAATTATTCTGATTTCACCATATTATTTTAATCACGAAATGGCGATCGCAATGGCAAGCTGTCGCGCCGTACTCGTACCCACCGATGAAAATTATCAGCTAATTCCCGATGCTATAGAAAAAGCCATCACCGAAAAAACACGCGCCGTTGTCACCATTTCACCCAACAATCCCACAGGCGCAGTTTATCCGCAAGAAGCATTGCAAAAAGTCAACGAAATATGTCGCCAGCACAAAATCTACCATATTAGCGATGAAGCTTACGAATATTTTACTTACAACGGAGTGCAGCACTACTCCCCAGGCGCAAATAAAGAAAGTTCTGAGTATACCATTTGCCTTTATTCTCTCTCCAAAGCTTATGGTTTTGCCAGTTGGCGCATCGGCTACATGGTGATTCCCGAACATCTACTGATGTCCGTCAAAAAAATTCAAGATACGATTTTAATTTGTCCGCCAGTAATCTCCCAGTATGCAGCTTTAGGAGCGTTGCAAGCAGGAGTGGGATATTGTAAAGAAAAGTTAAGTGCGATCGCAACGGTGCGAGAGAAGTGCCTGAGCGAACTAAATCTTATTCAAGATTTATGTACTGTTCCCAAAGCCGATGGCGCTTTTTATTTTCTGCTCAAAGTCCGCACTCAGCTAGATGCAATGGAGTTAGTGGAACGCTTGATCCGCGAACATAAAGTAGCGGTAATTCCAGGCACCACCTTTGGTATGGAACAAGGGTGCTACCTGCGCGTTGCCTACGGAGCCCTTAAAGAAGAGACTGCCATAGAAGGGATTGGCCGACTCGTGCGGGGACTGGAAAAACTAGGGCGTCGGGGTTAG